One segment of Macrotis lagotis isolate mMagLag1 chromosome 1, bilby.v1.9.chrom.fasta, whole genome shotgun sequence DNA contains the following:
- the LOC141512317 gene encoding olfactory receptor-like protein DTMT: MMQRGNQTIISEFLLLGLPIQPEMKAPFYALFLAMYLTTILGNTLIIILIQVDSHLHTPMYLFLSNLSFSDMCFSSVTIPKLLVNMQSKKPAIPYPGCLAQMYFFLFFADLESFLLVAMAYDRYVAICYPLHYTVKMSPKLCNSLVVLSWVLTAFHALLHTLLMSRLSFCVNNIIPHFFCDMSALLKLACSDTRSNELVIFVMGGLILVVPFLLIITSYVHIISSILRVPSVRGIRKAFSTCGSHLSVVSLFYGTVIGLYLCPSTNNSTVKETVMSIMYTIVTPMLNPFIYSLRNQDMKGAFKKFLAARKLSFSLRP; the protein is encoded by the coding sequence ATGATGCAAAGGGGAAACCAAACCATTATCTCTGAGTTTCTTCTCCTGGGTCTGCCTATCCAACCAGAGATGAAGGCTCCTTTCTATGCCCTTTTCCTGGCCATGTATCTTACTACAATCCTTGGGAACACACTCATCATCATCCTGATCCAGGTGGATTCTCACCTGCACACCCCCATGTATCTGTTCCTTAGCAACCTGTCCTTCTCTGACATGTGCTTCTCTTCTGTAACCATCCCTAAACTGCTGGTAAACATGCAGAGCAAGAAACCAGCTATCCCCTATCCTGGCTGCCTGGCGCAGATgtacttcttccttttttttgcagaCCTAGAGAGCTTCCTGTTGGTGGCCATGGCTTATGACCGCTATGTGGCTATCTGCTACCCACTGCACTATACAGTCAAAATGAGCCCCAAGCTGTGCAACTCTCTTGTGGTGCTCTCCTGGGTTCTTACAGCTTTCCATGCCTTGCTCCACACCCTGCTCATGTCGCGATTATCTTTCTGTGTCAACAACATAATTCCCCATTTCTTCTGTGACATGTCTGCCCTCCTCAAATTGGCCTGCTCAGACACCCGGTCAAATGAGTTGGTAATTTTTGTCATGGGGGGCTTGATTTTGGTTGTGCCATTTCTATTAATTATCACATCTTATGTCCATATTATTTCTTCTATCCTCAGGGTACCCTCTGTAAGGGGCATCCGCAAAGCCTTCTCCACCTGTGGCTCCCATCTCTCAGTAGTCTCTCTTTTCTATGGGACAGTTATTGGCCTCTATTTATGCCCTTCAACAAACAACTCCACAGTCAAGGAGACAGTCATGTCAATCATGTACACTATCGTAACTCCAATGCTGAACCCCTTTATCTATAGTCTAAGGAATCAAGACATGAAAGGGGCCTTCAAGAAGTTCCTGGCAGCAAGAAAACTTTCCTTCTCCCTGAGACCctaa